The Procambarus clarkii isolate CNS0578487 chromosome 92, FALCON_Pclarkii_2.0, whole genome shotgun sequence genomic interval ggatcgaacccagaacctcaggactgcaaatccgaagcgctctccactcggctgtcaggtccTGGTACCTCTGGGGTCAGCGTAACTGAAATTCTAAATAATTGATATTGGGGCAGTGTAAGGCTGGCTGTGAGGGAGCTTCAGACATCTCTTCAGTTCCAACACTGCCAAACTTGTTCTTTTTATCGATTTTTGCCTTTCTTAACAATATATGTTTTTCTCTTTCacttttgtgaaagagaaaaacgCTTCTCTTtcacaggagccggtcggccgagcggacagcacgctggacttgtgatcctgtggtcctgggttcgatcccaggcgccggcgagaaacaatgggcagagtttctttcaccctatgcccctgttacctagcagtaaaataggtatctgggtgttagtcagctgtcacgggctgcttcctgggggtggaggcctggtcgaggactgggccgcggggacactaaaaatccccgtaatcatctcaagataacctcaagttagATTGTGGATAGGTTTATTTGGCTCAGAAAATGATAGATTACCTAGCAGATATTATTTTGAAGCAATTGAAACAGCAGGGACCATCATGCTCCCTCACTTATTAataatgcaaatacagtatgtttCTGGCATTAGAAAACTgtgtatttatgatatttcttacTTTATTTGTTATAAAATTGTGCAGATGGATTGTTAAAGGCATTCTGTTTCTATCAACTTTAATGTTCACCATAAGGCTTCCTATGGACACAAAACTTGTTAGGCTTATCATagggggaccccccccccctccccctctcaggcCAACTACTGATCTTTCCCgagatgcaacccacaatagttgccCATCTCGTGAACgtttatttactgctagatgaacagatgcatcaggtgagaggaaatgtatcCAACTGTCTCTGAATTGTCTAGTGATTGaacttgggattttttttcacgaGTTGAGGACATTGACCACTGCCCTACGGAAACCATTAACACTTTGCATTCTGATGATGCTAATTTCGCATCACTTATTTGAAATTCCTGAAAATCACTTCAGATGATCCCAAGATGCCCGGAATTTACAGTCAGGAATGTGCCAACGGGTCGGAATATTAAAGTGTTAAAATGACCAGAGATGTGTAAACATGCAGCAATGAGTGAGGGCTGGTGGATGCCACTTCAATCATTTTCATGACATAATCTACCTCTCTTGCAGTGAAATACTGTACAACTTTTTTCATGGTATTTATGGATGTTTGCATCAATAAACATGGTATTACTTCCTAGCTAAGGGTGGTGGACTCCCCATTCAGTGGGCATGCTCCAGTAAATGTGGGTGGAGAACTAGAATTTTGGCTTTCCTGTTAACCCAAGAAAATGTAAAAGGGGGGTTCTGAATAATGGGATTACCTTAATATGGTTCCAAGGATCAGTGTGTcagactaggcctcctggttggaggtctggtcaaccaggttatTAGATGCAGCTGCTTGCAGTctaatgtatgaatcacagcccagTACTGTATAGCAAGtaccctttggaggtgtttatcaagatcCCTTTTAAACACTGGAAGAGAttggctagttatgccccttatgtttaGAGAGAGAGTGTTGAGAAGCTTTGGGACCTTAAGAATTGTCTTTTAGCATACCTATTGCTAGCATAGGTTTTGTACCTCTAGCCACCAGTTATGCCTACCTGGCCTTTTGTTCCTCATCTGAAAAGGTTATTCATGTCCACTTTGTTATGCCCAATATTCTATAGGGTAGTATTTTCTTCTCTGATGCATTTTTTCTTTTAAAGTTATGTTGTCCACCTTGACTTGTCTTTATAACTTTCTCTTATTTCTGGAACCATCCTTGTTGCAAGTCTGAACTTAAATTTTTTGTACTTCACAAGAAGAAAATTCAAGGCCACTGCTGCACATTTTAGAACATGTCTCTATCTAATGTTTGCTCTCTATGcatatgttgctgttgttgtcgtGTCTACAGTATTCTGAAGTCTATTTATCTTGCTGATTCCTGAAACTGTCATCCTCTTGAAGTGCCCTTCAAGTCTCCTTGTTTCACTCCTCATCTTCATTGTTCTGCGAGTAAAGTTGTGTCTTTTTGCGCTCTACATAGCTATTTTATTTTAGCTGAATATCTTGATTTTTCAGTCTGTGATATTGTATTAAAAAGCTTTTCACACAGATCTTAACAAGTTTTAAAGGAATAAATCAGCGTACCTGAAGACTCGGTCAACCAATGTGTTACtaatatttaattataatttgGATTTCTCGTTATTAATAACTTGTACTTCTGTCTACAGGTGAAGGCTGTTGAGAAGATTGCACAAACCTACAACGACCCAACAACGGACAATATCAATGTGCGGTCCATTTCTCAAAATCCCATTAGGCTTACATGGACCAACACGTCATTGGCTGACCCGAGGTCTACTGGCTGCCCAACTGATGAACTGGAGTTATTGGCCGAGGTTAGTTGTTTTCAAGCATATTTTCTCATAGATCACAAATGTTGATTATTAATTGAAATATTTAAGGTGCCACCTTTCCTGAAGTATTgcaaacattccattcacctggactgtatAAGTCTTGAACTCTGGACCCCACACATGTGAGGCCGgagctctatcgactgggctatgagtactGTAGTCTTAAAAAGGAAGGAAAGTTTTGTTGCTAACATCCTCtcagtattaaaatatataaagaaagatTGGGAAAATATATGATCTTGGGTCCTCccaaaataattttattatttcatgATCTTTAAAAAAAACTTTGATTATAGGATTATTGGATTAGTAATGTaggcagatttttttttttttttttagtcaaaaggaattactggcaaagtagggagatggatctttaacttccttatgaacagaacccagagtgtaatagtcaaacaaAGTAAAATCTGGATCATCCACCATGCAAAGCTCAAGATACAAGCTCACGCAAGCTCACAGTACCCTTTCCTTCGGTACCGTGCTTGCTCTAGTACTTTTTCTCCTCCTCACAGAGTACTTTGCAAATGAcattaggatttttatgagagtagacaatagaggacacagcaaacatcTGATGTTAAGTCTTTCAGTGGGTCACAGAAAATAATGATTAATGAGGAAAAGTTCCAgatacagtgacacctcggcttacgaatgcccctctttatGAACTATTCGGGTTATGAGCCCAATTTCTTTAGAAAATTTGAATCAGGTTacgaactttgcctcgggaaacgaGTTTGTTGATGCGCGTATGGGCCGACCTAGCGGGTGCTGGCACGGCGattgcgcctcagtttaccagtgcctcccgcctagtgactATCACACCTAAATTCTTTGCAaagatttagtttttttttctgatTTTTGGCTACTTGAACATAAATTTTGTTATTATATAActtaccatgggtcccaagaaagccagttgtAAGGTTCAAACCTTAAACCTACCAGGGACTCTGATCCCTGGTAGGCCAAACAGAATTGCTGTGACCGTTGTGACCTAGTAGCTAGGAGCAATCTtagcaagatagcttcagggagtcactgtagctctttcagaaagaggcacttcattacattcattgctgTTTTTTTATGAGATGAGATTTATCTCTATTAGTATTAACTATCATCCATGTTTCATCTAGGTTGTTGTAAGTGGAGAAGACCATGAAATGACAAAGGAGATTAGGGAAGCATTCCAGCCTGAATTCCACCTCAAGCGTGTCCACCTTCACTACCTGGGACCTTGTGAACGCCATGGAGGGGCCAGTATAGGGGTTCCCAAGCCTCCTGTTCAGCCAGGTCAGTCCATTAttattttttctggggggagccccatcggctcccccagagctatccaggctgatatggatatgtataactttctggcatcagtcaatgtgcatggagttcttgcctatctGAGACCACGGCCAGAATCTGgtgcccctcagagaggcacgaggagcaatagcctatagaaaacccccatgtggtagagaccattctatgtctgccattgaccgagtctggcacccagaaaggtaggcattccAAAACATAcccttattctggtgaaaatattgctacctaaagccaaatgagtggacaaaactccccaaacgaaaagtaGCAAATGAGCATGAAGTCATTAGGTTGTTGTGCTGCTGTCTGCACAgcccccccttcccgggaggggaaaggggctgcacaatcgacttgagaatggtccaggacggaccaaaacgttgtcgtcccttcaccttctagtgtgtggtctggtcaacgtactttagccacgttactgtgactcatcgcctgcacgggggaaggggaagccccagaccctcgtgccggcaatccaactggcagttcttggctgatgtgatacTGGCAGGTCAggtgcctctggctccagttttgagttcagttggctctgccagatgttTGGGCCTCCGGAAATAGATCTCTTCACATTGGCATGGTCGAGGAGTCTCCCGGTATACATGGCGCCCTTTCCTGACTGCGAGGCCATCAGGGTCGgcgccttcaggcaggactgagCGAGGTGGGATTACCTGTCCCTCTTTTCCCCGATTcaactgttgctccaggtcctggctcacttggagacttaccagagaAGAGTTGTctttctggctccttggtggcctgcccagccttggtttcaggtgctgcttgcacgGTGTCCGAACCAGAGGGTCTTCCCACGGCTCtgtctctttcagcagatcggtcctgCTCGGTACAAGGCTGGTTtgttcttctcctcgagtcttcacaTCTGGAGATTCTGACAAGAGTATCACTTGTATGGGgtgcaggtggcttcgttgttggtctcccacctgcgtgcttcgtttctcggcggcagtatgaagtttcctggctgtCCTTCCCGTTTTTCCTATTCACCGTAGGTGTACTTATTCCGAAGTATTCCGAAGTACACTGTGGGTGTACTTCGATCcctgatagggttgtcttgttcttcctttcgtggttgttccaggactgtcATCTATACCaaatactgttgcctcgtatcgtgTGGTGCTGGCGGAGCTGCTCCAGCTTGCATTCGATATTGATGTTACTTCAACCTCGTTCCGCAAGCTGTatcatgcgttgtttcacctcggcCTGCTCGTGCgcctcctgagccgtcctggtctttagaccgagtgctctcttttctctcctctTCTTGGTTTgcagtggcccctttggttcgggattgtttttctaaggctcttttcctgttggcattggactccgggagcttcatgctctcctccggcgcaggggtttctgctcctttggtcctggttgtaggtttgttcggttgcagccttctcctgcttttctggcaaagaatgagaatgctgctttctgggggggtccttgggttgttgatgcttggttggtcaggctgggggtgcatcatgtgttgtgtccggttgtggctctccACTGTTATTTGCATGCCATGACTTCGGTGACCGGGGATGCGCTTtggttgacccggtttccctcTTTTCCTGTTCTTGGGCTTGGGTCTCCAAGGTCGTCTGCAGGATTATTAAGtcaagccagcctgcggtctgtccttgTGCCCATGATGTTTTTAAGTTTGCTACTTTGTCTgccatctttggcaacatgtcttgggctgacattcgggcacggggtttttggaggtcgaacagggttctGGCCACTCACTACCTTGTCAATGTCCCTGAACCTGGTAGGGCCTGCATTGCATTGGGtcggtggttgcagccagttgtcttaacTTCATGTTGAGGAGTGAGGACTGACCGCCTCCCTTGTAAGTCCCCGTTTTTCCTAGTCTTTGGGTAGTTAGTTTCAGGGAGCCGACTGGGCTTCCCccctagaaaaccagcgttgaatgtaatgaaatgccattttctgggtgagtcccggaggctccccggcatccctccctccggttggtggtgtttttcgcgtgtttttgatatccagcctaagaactgccggTTGGATTGCCGGCACAAGGGTCTGGGCTCCCCTTTCCCACTCCTGGGGAAGGAGAGTTGCTCAAACAGCGCggcaacgtgatgacgtcatgttcGTTTGCTACTTTTTGTTTGGCGAGTTTTCTCCACTCGTTCGGCCtcgggtagcaatattttcaccagaataggggtttgttttgcagtgcctacctttctgggtgccagacccggtcaaccggtcaatggcagacacagaatgctcccaaccacatgggggtttctataggccattgctcctcgtgcctctctgtgggggccaggttctggccatggtccctggtaggcgagaactccatgcacattgactgatgacaGAGAGCTATACATATccttatcagcctggatagctctggtgagcctccgggactcacccagaaaatggtgtttcattacattcaaagctgattTTTATTATCGGTATGTTACCTAATAATTTGTTTCATAAATCTATAACCCTATTCAAAACCTAGTATTTAAAACTAGTCCTTCCAGAATTTTAACATCTCTAATGTATATCCATTGGTTAGAGTTCTATTTTGTATTGATATAGAGTGCATCCTCGCTCTAACAAATTTCTGGAGAGTCCAaacaaattgtattcagtataaatggCTCGACAgccactgcctgcctgcctgccactgCCTCCCTTACTCTCTTACTAGTTTGAGAAAATGTGATAATTTCACTTGTTTGGATTCAATAATGctcaaatgtaaataatttttatACTAAATTGTTTGCAACTGATCAAAATTAAGttagtttttttatatatatatatacagatacctTGTGTTTTTCATGCCGAGTTGGTTTGAATATTCTCCAGTGCTGCCCATGGAACCATTATAACCTAACAGCAATATTTAGGTCACGGACCTGTCCTGTGGGCTCTGGAGGATCGTACCTTaggaaataatgacttttttagtttagtttattatgcaccccgtgCCTATTTTGCAGTTAGTAGTGGAGAAGCTTAAAGGCACATAATTGGCTTAGGGCTGAACCCATAAATTCATTTAGGTAAGCAATTTgcagtcttgataagctagttataaAGTTTAATGTATATTGTTGtatcaacaatgggttcaagaCTAACAACAAGTACAGTCTCTAAGCTAAGCAAACTTACTTATGTGGTGAGCTAGTTTCATAATGGATATGTTTATCATGCACCCcttccttaccaccaccaccacgatcatcttcttgaggttatcttgagatgatttctggactTAGCAACCCCGTGGCCTGgttctcaaccaggcctcctttttgttacacattccccatgaagcagcccgtaacagctgtctaactcccaggtacctatttactgctaggtgaacaggtgcatcaagaTGAAAgaatatgcccatttgtttctgcctccaccggggattgaacctggAACCTTAGGACTTCGAATCCTGAGCACTGTCcgttcagctgtcaggcccctttatTCATCACGATAAGGCCAGGCCCCCTATTCACCATCCAATAAATAGTGATGGAAATGTTACAATCACCGACATTTACTACATACAGTAGTTtgaaaactggggatatttgtctTAAAATTTTCTcgtagatcattttgaatgaaatatttatgcatttcttgaatatttgttatatatagcattgtctctaaattcacatcGTTTTACCCTCCATCACCATGTGATGGCGGGTGTGCATAGAGCTTTGCTGAGACAGTTTACTAAAtcaggtcaggtctacatcagcaggtaatTCAAATTCCCAGAGATGCTTATAGCAGTCCAAGCCTAGGagtagtaacatctaggagtCTTCCTGATTTTACTGGATGATCCACAGGTGTGTGGCTCTTCTTGCacaatagtatgatgatagatgaaaTTACTATTTTGTTGAAGTTTTTGGTATATTACTGTACTAACACTCCTTATAGGCAATCCAAGGTTATCATCAACTACTTAATTGAAGGCAGATTTTTTTGGCTAATTCATCAGCTCTCTCACACATTTGGAGGGCAACATGAGATTGAATCTACATGAAATGAAccctgttaccatcattaataattttgagaTGCTCAGAAGGGTGTTTTTTTTACATCCAATGAaagaattattatatatacgtataccttatcttgaggttatcgtgagatgatttcggggcttagcattccCGTGGCCAATGGTGAgtacaataggtgagtacaaataggtgagtacaccctgggaagcagcccgtaacagctgtccaactcccaggtacctatttactgctaggtaacaggagcatcagagtgaaagaaacattttcccCATTTATCTCTGCCTCCACtgcggatcgaacccggaacctcaggactacgaatctgaaatgCTGTCCACCCAGCAGGTCAGGGGCGCCTGACCTGCTGTCAGAGTTGCCTGACCTGGGTGGAGCAGGTCTAACCAGACCTGCATATATACAGGATGTCCAAAAAGTCTGGCCTCATAGGCAAAGTATAAAAGAAAACCAttaggatattttgtttaactgatAATTCATAAATTATATTATCAGTTACAATGCATGTTCATAATTACATCCattaattttcatacatttttgaACACGTTCAGTGCAAGATTTTTGAACATTTCCAAGCATGGAAATTTGGCCTATAGGGCCAGACTTTTGGAACATCCTGTATATACTGAATATATATAGCGTAGtgagactttttttttaatttactactttgttCTTTTTGTTATAGAAGAGACAGAAGAGACTGTAGGAAAGGGTACGAAGTATGTCAACGAGCCACCAATCATACGCAACCAAATAGACTTCCTTAATGCCACCCAGGGATCCCTGTTCCGCTTCCAGGTTCCAATTGTATGTAACTCTAATCTTTTTTTATTTTGGTGTATTTGCCCCTTTGGTTCTATATTATTTAATTTCTATAATACTATACAAGTTGTTTATATGAATAATTTAACTTTAAGAGCATTTTGCTGTAATTTCTCctttgtttataattttataagaaaaatgcATTAATACAGTAATTAATTTTTCGTTTCTGTGACATCATGGGGTAAATCCCCTTTTCTCAGACTTCCATATGGCCAAACTgagtaatttttaaattttgtcaCTACAAAAGTACACACGTACTCTTTAGTACACATACTAAAGAGTAAAGATAATTGAAGTaacaattaataataaaaatgttTTCTTGCTTTTGTTGCTATTTGTTTTACAGCAATTATTTGAAGATTTACTTTTGAGAGTATTTATTGTAAAACATACATCTTCCAGGATACATGCTATGATCTTGAAGATGGAGACTCACGTCGTTTGACAATGCGCTTACTGACATCGAATCTGTCTCCACCTCCCCTTGACTCCTGGCTTCAGTTTGACGCTGCCAACCAAGAATTTTTTGGTATCCCTTTAGCTGGTGACACTGGCAAAACAGAGTACATTCTGGTAAGGTTTTGCACTGTAGCACTTTTCTTGTGGATACATGATGCCTTGTTGGAATATTGCTGCCATTTATATGTAATTTTTGGTCAATAACATTAGGGATTTTGATGATTACTCACATTGACAGTGTTATTGTGGATGTCAAGTTCATAATTACCTGTGGTTTGCCCATATCTCAACTTTGGTGATTCATGTGAATTTGAGACCTGACAAAAAGCTCCTCACCAATACTATAAGAGGTATTTACAGCAAAAATTAAGGAATGAGTATTGTGGCCTATTAATTTTCCTATACCTTGGTCATTACATATTGTTCAGCATTTTGGAAATATTACAAAGGAATATTTCAGCCATGAAAAATTTTGGTTAGGTGGGTGTTGTGAATCATTAGGTAGGCATTAGGATTGGTTACAGTCATTAGATAGGCATTAGGATTGGTTACAGTCATTAGGTAGGCATTGTTTGgtagattgattgattaagattaagccgcccaagagatagcacgggcatgaatagcccgtatgttTGGTAGATATTGTAGTTGGTTATGAATCATTGGGAAGCTTCTATGACTGGGTTATTACTCGTGGTAGATACAAATAGAAAATATAAGGATTTTTTAggtagttgtggtagttaatTTAATTGGCAGATTATTTAAAAGTTCTGGGTAATTTCAAAAGTGTTGATGACATCTTGGAATTCAAAATGAATGATGGTCCaaccttttctttctcatatttaatTAACTTTTTGGTATTTCTTTATCTTTGGTTGTGCCATTTTGATATTCATAAATGTCACAAATACTAGACGTGTGGAAATTTTTACCCAACATTCTACATATAGCTGTTCTTTGAAGGTAAAAAAACAAGTATTAACGTATGTTCAGTATACTGTATTAATAAACACATACTACAAGTGAACAGAAGATAGAGAGCATTAAGGTAGTATTTGTACTTAATAGGTGATACATTAGTACTGCATGAGCTCAGTTATCAGAAGCCCCATGAACTGATTATTTAGGTTATCCAGCCAAAATCGTGTACGGATAATTTTCTGACAAACTTTGCCGTATCTGGACAGAAAGTAGGATAACCAGAGATTAGACTACATAAATTTTCAAGAACTtaattacataaaaaaaaaagacTGATTTAagaatataatgtgtgtgtgtccccagatATGAGCACCATATTTTTGAATATAGCAATGTTCCACATATATAACAATAAAGTCATCAAATTAcaaactattgaataatattactggaaAAACTAGATATAAAACCATTCAAAGACATTGAGCTTTTGTAAATATGTATTTGTGGCAATCCCCGCCACACTCAGCTGCCGGGTGCTTTGGTACATTTCTTTGGTACAATTTATGCTCGGGTACATTTCTCTGATCCCATTGTTTTTTTACATTGACTCGTCAATCTCTGTCTGGCCTCGTGCAAAAAACTCCATAAATTCATTAATTTTCTGGAATACAGGTATTGTGTTTATAATTCATTAATTTTCTGGAATACAGGTATTGTGTTTATTCTTCCATGTTTTATTTTACCATTACACACTTATTTCTCTGTACAAGCATTGGATGACTCCCTAACTAGtgcatgtccaaccacttgggctggacggtacatgcaggtcggcattcaatccccgatcgtccaagtggttgggcaccattcctttaccccgtcccatcccaaatccttatcctgaccccttccaagtgctatatagtcgtaatggcttgatgctttctcctgatagttcccttcccatctGCCAATCCCGACAGTCACAGCTGTCAAACCAATGGAAGTTCTTTCATGAAAATAGTGTGAGAAATGTAGTTCCCTCTGGATAGTTGAAGGTGTTATGAGGTGTTCTGTATTATACCATTGCCATTATTTTTAATCCCTTGTGTTCTGCCTTCTATTCCACTCTAATGAGAGATAATTATATCAACAGGAGTGTGTAGACGATGGTGGAGAGAAAGTCAATGATGCTCTGTTTGTCAATGTTTTACCAAGACTATCCAGGAAGCTGCCCCCAGTTGAATTTTCCATGAAGATCGACACAAACTATCAGCAGTTTATGAGTGATGCTCATCAGAAAGCTCGCTTGATTAAGCGAATAAGAGAAGTGTTTGGTGATAGTGATGCAGGGCATATCATTGTTGACAGCTTCCGTAAAGGCTCTGTGATTCTGACGTGGCACAATGGATCACTGCCAACAGATCCATGCCCTAATGAAGATATTAAAAATCTAAGGAAAATAATGGTTGATGATAATGGCCAATTATTACAGGAGTTTATTGATGCCTTCTCTCCAGAGTTCAAGGTGACAGGAGGGTCTGTAAAGCCTACAGGTATCTGCCTGGGTGAAGATACTCCGACTCACATTGAAGAAGATATTCACCACCCTCCAGTTGAAGAGGGTATTCAAGGAGAGGAAAATGACTATCTTCTTAACTTCATCATCCCAGCTGTTATCATTGCTGCTATGTTACTTCTTGCCGCTATTATTGCGTGTTGCCTGTATCGTCGACGGCGCTATGGGAAAATGACAATGGCAGATGATCGTACTTTTGTCAGCAAAGGTATACCAATCATTTTTGCAGAAGAGCTGGATGACCGACCTGATCCAGCCAAGAGTCCAGTTATAATGAAGGATGAGAAACCACCACTGCCTCCTCCAGAATACCAGCGAGGGACATCTCCAGCTGCCTCTTCAACCCCTCCCACCTCTGATCGTCGCCGTCCACAGTCTGGTGATGTAGGAGACGACACACCTTCCTACCAGCCTCCCCCACCTTTCACTGCCACAAATGGGGCCTCACGCCACCCCCGCCCCAACATGCCGCCCACGTACAGGAAGCCACCAACATATGTGCCTCCCTAAAACTAGTCTTAGTTA includes:
- the LOC123775101 gene encoding dystroglycan 1, with protein sequence METVTVKGLPSWMHWDSHRGVVEGVPRPADRGHHYVTIRAEGKDGSQAKDVFAVDVVDLPGTTLSREVGCHPKEDVTVLSVILDAHLPALESKARVRLLRSAIKFLRAKEVSLVSAPHDSDPLADDSAILAGPGSARPGSTGRRSESLSQLQWAVGCGGEVSKTKQIEVDHTEATSKSGELQRALSVPVLGWHVTQVNPSSRRVRRQAESSGDYYDNEENYDDYDYEYAEGDEEEGEKVLFDYDEPETRVIPSLATPIFPEASATYPGHGGYSDGSLHFSPVPISTPVYVPVKPTRVVEASPTVTYETVYPTDAHFIPKLEGSIVSEPSTSVESTAPLTTTKVKTIAPTRPIEATSVPTVAVTTEIGVKNFAPRIKKRIQKLAWIAGHVYRLPIPRDTFEDVEDGDTSNLRLLFKTSHGLTVGHNSWIQFNEAKQEIYALPLEKNIGRYTYLLEALDSEGKTITDSVMIHVQQAREARNYNHRFTATFKMEKKYEFEFEYTLDWQVKAVEKIAQTYNDPTTDNINVRSISQNPIRLTWTNTSLADPRSTGCPTDELELLAEVVVSGEDHEMTKEIREAFQPEFHLKRVHLHYLGPCERHGGASIGVPKPPVQPEETEETVGKGTKYVNEPPIIRNQIDFLNATQGSLFRFQVPIDTCYDLEDGDSRRLTMRLLTSNLSPPPLDSWLQFDAANQEFFGIPLAGDTGKTEYILECVDDGGEKVNDALFVNVLPRLSRKLPPVEFSMKIDTNYQQFMSDAHQKARLIKRIREVFGDSDAGHIIVDSFRKGSVILTWHNGSLPTDPCPNEDIKNLRKIMVDDNGQLLQEFIDAFSPEFKVTGGSVKPTGICLGEDTPTHIEEDIHHPPVEEGIQGEENDYLLNFIIPAVIIAAMLLLAAIIACCLYRRRRYGKMTMADDRTFVSKGIPIIFAEELDDRPDPAKSPVIMKDEKPPLPPPEYQRGTSPAASSTPPTSDRRRPQSGDVGDDTPSYQPPPPFTATNGASRHPRPNMPPTYRKPPTYVPP